In Streptomyces qaidamensis, one DNA window encodes the following:
- a CDS encoding DUF445 domain-containing protein — protein MERTKAAEKDAGIGGQHARPGGAVNRAMTTFSPADEEKQRGVRQMKLTATGLLVFVAVVYVLAKWAQNSGAGPWAGYVAAAAEAGMVGALADWFAVTALFRHPLGIPIPHTAIIPTKKDQLGVSLGEFVGENFLSEDVVRQRLRAVGIGSRLGAWLAVPEHADRVTAELSTALRGALTVLRDSDVQAVVGEAITRRANAQEIGPGIGKMLEKVVADGGHKRVVDLVVNRAHDWLVLHRDEVMDAVEGGAPGWTPKFVDRKVGERVYRELLRFATEMRDMPGHPARGALDRFLTDFASDLQSDTDTRARIERLKGEVLGRGEVQDLIASAWTAVRSMIVAAAEDERSELRLRVRASLLSLGSRMAAERKVQNKVDKWVEDAAVYVVTTYRKEITSLITDTVASWDAEHTTKKIEANIGRDLQFIRINGTVVGSLAGLLIYTVSRALGA, from the coding sequence ATGGAACGGACGAAAGCAGCAGAAAAGGACGCCGGTATCGGAGGGCAGCATGCCCGGCCCGGCGGCGCGGTGAACCGTGCGATGACGACCTTCAGCCCGGCGGACGAGGAGAAGCAGCGCGGCGTACGGCAGATGAAGCTCACCGCCACCGGACTCCTGGTCTTCGTGGCCGTGGTCTACGTCCTCGCCAAGTGGGCACAGAACTCCGGCGCCGGCCCCTGGGCGGGCTATGTGGCCGCGGCCGCCGAGGCGGGCATGGTGGGCGCGCTCGCCGACTGGTTCGCCGTCACCGCCCTCTTCCGGCACCCCCTCGGCATCCCCATCCCGCACACCGCGATCATCCCCACCAAGAAGGACCAGCTCGGCGTCTCCCTGGGCGAGTTCGTCGGTGAGAACTTCCTCTCCGAGGACGTCGTACGGCAGCGGCTGCGCGCCGTCGGCATCGGCAGCCGCCTCGGCGCCTGGCTCGCGGTCCCCGAACACGCCGACCGGGTCACCGCCGAGCTGTCCACCGCCCTGCGCGGCGCCCTGACGGTCCTGCGCGACTCCGACGTCCAGGCCGTGGTCGGCGAGGCCATCACCCGCCGCGCCAACGCCCAGGAGATCGGGCCCGGCATCGGCAAGATGCTGGAGAAGGTCGTCGCCGACGGCGGCCACAAACGGGTCGTCGACCTCGTCGTCAACCGCGCGCACGACTGGCTGGTGCTGCACCGCGACGAGGTGATGGACGCCGTGGAGGGCGGCGCCCCCGGCTGGACGCCGAAGTTCGTCGACCGCAAGGTCGGCGAGCGGGTCTACCGTGAACTTCTGCGCTTCGCCACCGAGATGCGCGACATGCCCGGCCACCCCGCCCGCGGCGCCCTCGACCGCTTCCTCACCGACTTCGCCTCCGACCTCCAGTCCGACACCGACACCCGGGCCCGCATCGAGCGGCTCAAGGGCGAGGTGCTGGGCCGCGGCGAGGTCCAGGACCTCATCGCCAGCGCCTGGACGGCCGTACGATCCATGATCGTCGCCGCCGCGGAGGACGAACGCAGCGAGCTGCGGCTGCGCGTGCGGGCATCCCTGCTGTCGCTGGGCTCGCGGATGGCGGCCGAGCGCAAGGTCCAGAACAAGGTCGACAAGTGGGTGGAGGACGCGGCCGTCTACGTCGTCACCACCTACCGCAAGGAGATCACCTCCCTGATCACGGACACGGTGGCGAGCTGGGACGCCGAGCACACCACGAAGAAGATCGAGGCCAACATCGGCCGCGACCTGCAGTTCATCCGCATCAACGGCACGGTGGTCGGCTCCCTGGCCGGCCTGCTGATCTACACGGTCTCCCGCGCGCTGGGGGCGTAA
- a CDS encoding SGNH/GDSL hydrolase family protein, producing the protein MTRGRGYALLALVVAAIVALSTAIYVGVASDDGLRNRNALGDGSAPHNSAAPASTGTWVGTWSTSPSAAEPGTETTGMADRSVRNVVHTSVGGTGARVTLSNLYGQSPLNITRATIAVSAGSGTAAALADTMRQLTFSGGPAVVIPPGQQVMSDAVRVVVPHDSDVLITTYTPAGSGPVTYHRHARQVSYVAQGDHTQDATGTPYTERTGSWRYLTALDVLSNESEGTIVALGDSLTDGITSTPDTNSRWTDVLSDRLRAEIAAGRDLPRYSVVNQGISGNQVLADGLGRPADNPSGLNRFQRDVMERTNVKVVVIDLGVNDILRNPQLADPNAILNGLRTMVGQAHARGVKVVGATLMPFYGHRGYTEAREAVRRTINAEIRAGRVFDAVADFDQALRDPYDPRRLRADYDSGDHLHPSDKGYARMAESFDLETLKGSAPAEL; encoded by the coding sequence ATGACCCGAGGACGTGGCTACGCCCTCCTGGCCCTGGTCGTCGCAGCGATCGTGGCCCTTTCCACCGCCATATACGTCGGCGTGGCGTCCGACGACGGCCTGCGCAACCGGAACGCCCTCGGCGACGGCAGCGCCCCCCACAACTCCGCCGCCCCCGCCTCCACCGGCACCTGGGTCGGCACCTGGTCCACGTCCCCCTCCGCCGCCGAACCCGGCACCGAGACGACCGGCATGGCGGACCGTTCGGTACGCAACGTCGTCCACACCAGCGTCGGGGGTACGGGTGCCCGCGTGACGCTGTCCAATCTCTACGGCCAGTCGCCGCTGAACATCACGCGGGCGACGATCGCCGTGTCCGCGGGCAGTGGTACGGCGGCGGCGCTCGCGGACACCATGCGGCAGCTGACCTTCAGCGGCGGACCCGCGGTCGTCATCCCGCCCGGACAGCAGGTGATGAGCGACGCGGTACGGGTCGTCGTCCCGCACGACTCCGACGTCCTGATCACCACCTACACCCCAGCCGGCTCCGGCCCCGTGACCTACCACCGGCACGCCCGGCAGGTCTCCTACGTCGCCCAGGGCGACCACACGCAGGACGCGACCGGCACGCCCTACACCGAGCGGACCGGCTCCTGGCGGTACCTGACCGCGCTGGACGTGCTGAGCAACGAGTCCGAGGGCACGATCGTCGCCCTCGGCGACTCCCTGACCGACGGCATCACCTCCACGCCGGACACCAACAGCCGGTGGACCGACGTGCTCTCCGACCGGCTGCGCGCGGAGATCGCGGCCGGGCGTGACCTGCCCCGCTACAGCGTCGTCAACCAGGGCATCAGCGGCAACCAGGTCCTCGCCGACGGGCTGGGCCGCCCCGCGGACAACCCCAGCGGGCTGAACCGCTTCCAGCGGGACGTCATGGAGCGGACGAACGTCAAGGTCGTCGTCATCGACCTCGGCGTCAACGACATCCTGCGCAACCCGCAGCTCGCCGACCCGAACGCGATCCTGAACGGCCTGCGCACGATGGTGGGGCAGGCCCACGCGCGCGGGGTGAAGGTCGTCGGCGCGACCCTGATGCCGTTCTACGGGCACCGCGGGTACACGGAGGCCCGGGAGGCGGTCCGCCGGACGATCAACGCGGAGATCCGCGCCGGGCGGGTGTTCGACGCGGTGGCCGACTTCGACCAGGCGCTGCGGGACCCGTACGACCCGCGGCGGCTGCGGGCCGACTACGACTCCGGCGACCATCTGCACCCCAGCGACAAGGGGTACGCGCGGATGGCGGAGTCCTTCGACCTGGAGACGCTGAAGGGGTCGGCACCGGCGGAGCTGTAG
- a CDS encoding DUF1707 SHOCT-like domain-containing protein has product MTDDALPDLRASDADRERVAEILRDALAEGRLDMAEFEERLDATYQARTYGELAPITRDLPAAGVTVPAVSLTKDPAAAPDWSGRIVGGEGSSTWAVAVMSGFQRKGRWTMPRRFTCFAFWGGGEIDLREANFADREVEVNAIAIMGGVDVIVPPGVEVVVRGVGVMGGFDSREEGVPGEPGAPRVVVTGFAFWGGVGVQRKLTRAQKLRIREERRQEKLERRAGRREPDGEP; this is encoded by the coding sequence ATGACCGACGACGCCCTCCCGGACCTCCGCGCCTCCGACGCCGACCGTGAACGGGTCGCCGAGATCCTGCGGGACGCCCTCGCCGAGGGCCGTCTCGACATGGCGGAGTTCGAGGAGCGGCTCGACGCGACGTACCAGGCCCGGACGTACGGGGAACTGGCGCCGATCACCCGGGACCTGCCGGCCGCGGGCGTGACCGTCCCGGCGGTCTCCCTGACGAAGGACCCGGCGGCCGCCCCGGACTGGTCCGGGCGGATCGTGGGCGGCGAGGGGTCCTCCACGTGGGCCGTGGCCGTGATGTCCGGCTTCCAGCGCAAGGGGCGCTGGACGATGCCCCGGCGGTTCACCTGCTTCGCCTTCTGGGGCGGCGGCGAGATCGACCTGCGCGAGGCGAACTTCGCCGACCGCGAGGTCGAGGTCAACGCCATCGCGATCATGGGCGGGGTGGACGTGATCGTGCCGCCCGGAGTCGAGGTCGTCGTCCGCGGCGTCGGCGTCATGGGCGGCTTCGACAGCCGCGAGGAGGGTGTGCCGGGTGAGCCGGGCGCCCCGCGGGTCGTCGTCACGGGCTTCGCGTTCTGGGGCGGTGTCGGGGTGCAGCGGAAGCTGACCCGGGCACAGAAGCTGCGCATCCGCGAGGAGCGGCGCCAGGAGAAGCTGGAGCGCAGGGCGGGGCGGCGGGAGCCGGACGGGGAGCCTTGA